In Bacteroidota bacterium, the DNA window TAACTGACATTCTCACGATTACTCATGAGATCATCAATCAGCCTTATGTCTATGCTCGATACTTGCGGTCATGATCTCCTTCGTCATTGCTGACAAATTCAACCATGTCCATTATCTTATACTTAAGTTATCTCATTCGCGGTTCTGGCCTATTCGACTGGGCTTTCGCTTACTTCGAATCGATCAGAATTTCACCGCTTCGCTTGTCAAAGAACTTTCCCTTTTGTCAAGGGGACGGTATAACGCCTCTGTACTCCCGCGTAGTTCCGAATCGTCCACAAATTTCTTTAAAAAATCGTAAACCTGCCCGTATTTAGCCTATTTCTACCCCGCCCTCACCGCCCCTGAAACCCTTATCTGACGCGGCTTTCAGCCATTTTTAGGGTGTGTCCTGAAAAAACTTCAAATTATCGGAATATTTTTTGAGAACTCGGCAATTTCCGTGCCGAACCCTGCAAACCCATACGAAAGAACCAGTTCCGAACGGCCCCAAGAGGCAACCTTGGCGCAATTTAAAGGGAGGAGTGTTGAAAAATGTGGAAAAGAGGGTGGGCGAAGGCCTCTAATCTTCGACTGTGAGGCGAAGATCAGCGTTTATCGACCTCCCTGGTTTGTGCTCGAATTCAAATGTAGCTCGGTGGTATCTGCTAAACAGCAAATCGAACGGATTCTCCTCAAGGCATAAGTGTTGTACCTAGGAGTCTTCTGTCGCTAGTCTGCAAAACGACAAATAGAGGAGAGCGCCGCCCCCCTGATAGACTGATGTGGATTTGGGAATGCTCGTCTACCGAACAAGAGCCGCAATCAATCGCAACTCCTCTGAGATCGTAGATCGAGTAGGACAGGGCTTCACAGATACTTGCGCTTGGCAGATTTATGAGACCGCCGTCAATGCTGAATCCGTAGTTCGATGTTAGAATCACTTGCACTCGCTGAGAGGCTGAGAATGTCTTGGCTTCAAGACTTTCGGGAACGTGAACGATGCTCAACCTAGCTAGATCGTCCCATTTCTGTATCCCAAGATACTCCCCGTCCTCATGAGATTCCTTCATTGCTCCATCTGCGTTAAATGGAAGTGTCTGGAAGACCGGGGGAGGATAGATGCGATCTTTTCCGAGTGAATTGCCGTGTAATGTGAACTCCAACCGCTCGAGCCTTAGCTGGGCAACATTCACATAACCTTTGCACGAGAAAGACTTGAGTACTGATATCGAGGTATCAACCCAATTGCATGTGTCAGAGAAATTGTCGACGCGCACGCTGGACACTTTTGAGATCTCAAACGGGATGACGCTACGAGGTCCAGTAGCTGCAGAAAGATCAGTGCGCCAGGAACAGCCCCAAACAGTCTCGCCCACGTTCTGGAATCCTATGCCGGGCGACGTCATCGCGAACTGCTGGCTATTGATGTAGAGGTGGAAAGCACTGAGCATTCTCGTATCGGGTTGGCCTGTCCCATTTGAGACAGAAACCAATCCTGATGAATACATCCCGCTATCACGGATATTGCACACGACAAGTGTATCACTCCACGACACCGTCCCTAGTACACTATCTTCTATCCTGACCACACCTGGAGTATCCCCAAATGAACCGACTATCCAGAGATGTGACTGCGCCTCGTCAACTTGGAGATAACTGATCCTCGGTGGCTGGGCGAACACTATTCCGCTATGCATGAGGAGAATTCCGGCGATCTGTAGTATGTGCTTCATCTGCATTTGTGGACGATCATGACAAACATACGACACGCACATTGATACCATACTCAGGGCAAAAGAAAATGACCGTTCCCCTCTGCGTCTCTCAGTCGTATCGCAACGCTTCGATCGGGTCGAGTTTGGCGGCTTTGCGGGCCGGATAAAAGCCGAACAGTAGCCCCACAGCCGTCGAAGCGAAGAACGAAAGGAGGATTGCTGACGGTGAAATCAATAGAATCCAGCCATTACTTTGTGCAAGGAGATAGCTTGCACCCACACCGGCACCGATCCCGATGAACCCTCCGAGGAGGCTCAGCGTCAGCGCTTCCGTGATGAATTGCATCATGATCGAAAACGGCTTCGCGCCGATGGATTTGCGGATACCGATCTCGCGGGTGCGTTCGGTTACACTCACAAGCATGATGTTCATGATCCCGATGCCACCGACAAGCAACGCGACGATTGCGGCATAGCGCAACAGATCGGTCAGTGTCTGATTGCTTGCCGCCGCAGCCTGCGCAATCTCGACCTGCGAACGAATACGGAAATCGTCGCCCTTCCCGGTGAGCCGATGTTGGATGCGGAGCATGTCCGTGATATCCGCGATCGCCGCATCGGTCACGGCGCTCGACGACGTGGTCACAAAAATATCGTTCAGCCAGGTAGTGCCCATGATGCGCTTCTGGACGGTCGATAACGGGCCGATGATCAGATCGTCCTGATCGAAGCCGTTTGCATTAAATCCTTTCGATTGCAGCACGCCGACGACCGTCAACGGCACGCCGGCAACACGGACTTCTTGCCCTACTGCGTGATCTGCATCCGCAAAGAGCTGCGTTGCAACGGTCGAACCGAGCACACACACTTTTTTCGAACCGGCGACATCCTGATCGGAAAAGAGCGACCCGACGTCGATCGTATAGTTGCGGATGCCGACGCATTTCGGCGTCGTGCCGATAATGCGGGTGTTCCAATTCTGATTCGAACCGATGGCCTGCACTCTGCCGTCCACCGACGGCTCGACCGCCGAAAGAAATGTCGAGCGTTTGAGCACCTCCGCATCTCGCTCGGTTAAATTAATATTGGCAGTGGAGGAAAAGCCGTTACGCTGGCTGGGCGCCGGATCGATCTGCAGCAAATTCGTACCCATCGAGTTGATCCGGTCTGCAATCTGCCGGGCTGCACCTTGCCCGATCGCATTCAAAGCGATGACCGATGCCACGCCGATGATAATGCCGAGCATCGTCAGCAGTGCGCGCGTCTTGTTCGACGCAAGCGCTGCCAGCGCCATGGAGATACTGTTGATCAGTTGCGTGAGCATGCGTCGTCTGTAAACGTAATTGACTCTCGTGCGCTTATACCACTCCTACGACAACTGAAGATAATGGGGGTGGGCGCTGAGATCCACTGCGAGCGAGCCGCCTGAAAATGACTGCACCTCCGGATATATTACAAGCGTGAGATTCAGTTGCCCAAGCGACCGCGTGATCGAATCGAATAAATGCGCCAGTTGCGACTGTGAGGAAGACGAGCGGAGCGTCAATGCGATTGCTGACGACGTAGATGTACCATTGACCTGCAACCGGTACGTTGGCGAGGTTCCGAGCGTGTCGGACATCCACATCAGGTTCTGGATGCTGTAGGCGTGATTAACTCCGTCTTTCGTGATGACTGTAAGTTTTCTGTCCATCTGCGTTGATACTGATACAGGTATATGCTTCGTCGGAACGGGTGGGGATGTCCCGTTATGGGTCGTATCTCGTTCTGAATGTATTGAACGATAGTCTTTCAGGGGGTACATACTGAACCATCCGCTCAGTAAGGTATTTCTCGCGAGTCACGACTCGTTACCACAGATACGAACCGAGGAAGAAAGAGTATCGTCGCTTCAAAAAAATTTCACCAAAAAAAACAAGGCGGCACAGAGCCGCCTTGTAACGAATCGTTGGGATCAGATTCGGTCGGTAGTGGCTCAGTTTGAAACGGTGTACGATCCTGTCATTCTGAGCGAAGCGAAGAATCCCTTGATGAAACCCTGTGAGGCTCCGCCAAAGGGATTCTTCGCTTCGCTCAGAATGACGATTGGAATACAGTCAACTCTGAACCACAACTATGTTGGGTCACTCCAATATTACTTTGAAGACCTCTTGGCCTTCCGCTGCTCGTACGCGGACAAAATAGGTGCCGGCCGCCAGGTTCGACCGGTCGAACCGAACGGCGTTCGCGCCTTCGCCGAACAACTGCGATGCAATCGAGCGAACACTGACTCCGAAGACATTGACGAGATCGACCGAAGCAACGCCTGCGGTCTTCTGAGTCCAGGTGATCGTCGCTTCGCGCTCGATGACGCTTGGTGTTGAGCGAAGTGCAAATTGTGAAACAGACTGCTGCTTGACATCCGCCGAGCCGCCATACAAAAACCAATATGGTTTGTGCAGTGCGAACGGGTATTGCAGGAATGTGATCTGCGAATTGCTATTGAGGAACATGAGCGAGTTGTTCTCGGCGCTGCTCCATGTAAGGAATGCATCGTCGGGCGAGAATGTCGGCCGGTCGCCATCGACAACCGCATTGCCGCCGATGGTTGCCGTTGTCGGCAGGTTGAGCGAACCGATCTGATTATTATCGAAGTCGGCGATGACGACATCCTCATCTCCGAGCGGATCGATGGAGTTGAATGCAACGAAGCCGGGATTTGTCGAGCTATAGGAGATATTTCCGATGTCGTAGCCGTATGGCTGTGATGGGACAAGGTTCGTGATCGTATATGCTCCCGTGCCGAAGAGCATCTCATAAATCGACCAATACCCGTATGTCGAACCGTTGACCTGTGCTTCCGAAAAACAGTCGAACGATAATTTAGGGTATTTGGCATTCGGACTCCAACTGATGACATCCGGATAGTCGATCGCGGAGACCGTGGTGTTATCCGCGGCAATCTCCAGCGGGAAGCGGCTCACGACCGAACCGTCGAAGATGTAGATATTCGGATCTTTCGCATAGGCCGACGAAAGTGCGACCACCGACTCATCGGGTGCAACGGCGACATTCCACAAATCGCCGTCGGATTGAATATGCACAGTTGAGAACGAGTGAACCGTACCGACACTATCGGTGAAACACAGATGGCCGTTCGGGTCGATGAACCAGATCGTCTTCCCGTCTCGCGGAGTCGTCAGGACCGAGCGGCTTGCACCGCCGTCCGAGACACGAGCGACTGCCGCAGCGCTATTGAAGAGCGAAGCGTTGCCGGAAGCGACATCGACAAAGCCGATCTGACCACTGGTCGTTTCGAATGCGATGTAGTTCGAGCCTCCGGTTTGCGGCTGGAGCTTGTCATCCGTCCCGCCTCCGCCACCTCCGTTATCGAAGATCTGAACCTGGTCGAATGCATTCTTTACCGCATTCACCTCCGTCCCGCTCGCACCGAAGAGGTCGGTCGCAGCACTGACAAGCGAGCGGCGTGCATCGAGAAATTGCGCATCACGCGTGAGGTACTTCGTGAGGGCACGATAATAGATTTTCTGCGATTTATCCCGGCCGATCGCCTGAATAATAATCGCGGCAGCATGGTTCGGAATGCCGCTGTTAATATGCACCCCGCCATTATCGCTATTGAGATCGAGC includes these proteins:
- a CDS encoding ABC transporter permease, yielding MLTQLINSISMALAALASNKTRALLTMLGIIIGVASVIALNAIGQGAARQIADRINSMGTNLLQIDPAPSQRNGFSSTANINLTERDAEVLKRSTFLSAVEPSVDGRVQAIGSNQNWNTRIIGTTPKCVGIRNYTIDVGSLFSDQDVAGSKKVCVLGSTVATQLFADADHAVGQEVRVAGVPLTVVGVLQSKGFNANGFDQDDLIIGPLSTVQKRIMGTTWLNDIFVTTSSSAVTDAAIADITDMLRIQHRLTGKGDDFRIRSQVEIAQAAAASNQTLTDLLRYAAIVALLVGGIGIMNIMLVSVTERTREIGIRKSIGAKPFSIMMQFITEALTLSLLGGFIGIGAGVGASYLLAQSNGWILLISPSAILLSFFASTAVGLLFGFYPARKAAKLDPIEALRYD